Sequence from the Haloarcula sp. H-GB4 genome:
CGACCCATTCGGGAGCAGCGTCGTGGGTGCCACCGTAGATCGAGTTCTCGGGATACTGGTCATCGTCAACCTCGACAGCAACGATCACGTTGCCGCCGGAGCGCGAGATACCAGAGACGATTCCAATGACCTCGTCGAGTGGGCTGTTGCCGTCTGTCCAGTCAACCCGGACGCGGTCACCACGGTCGAAGTCGTACTCCTCGAAGGAAGGTGTAGTACTCATGATCTCCTCCGGCTACAAGGAGACACAAAACCGCTGGCCAGCCAGAGTGCTGGTGCTTTTCGCCGACATAAAAGGAGGACCGGGTTCCGGGTCCGGAAACCCGATGGCTGGACAACAGTCTCTTTTCTTGACGCAGTCGACTCAATCTCGGTCGTTGGCGGCAAAGTCGATGGTCAGCTGTGCCTGACCCTCAGCGGCGAGTGGGAAGACGGCCCCCGCATCATCGAAACCGGTGTCCTCGACATCGATGAAAGCGATGAACACCTGTTGGAGAATACAGTGCCCCGGATAGAGGACGGGACGAGTGTCGTTTTGGATCGGCTACTGCCGAGTTAGCCATAGTACATATGGTTTATTCACTCATTTTAGGATGTGAAAACATATCGATAAGTCTGCGTTCTGAGCACCAGTGACTGATCCTCGTCCAAATTCGGTCATCCAATCGATACGGACTTATCTCGAATACATTGCTTGTCTTGATAGAGAGCTATCACAAGCATCTTTACTGGTAGCTAATTTGTGCTGATATGATCAACCACCCTCAAGATTTCCTCCCTGCGGTAACACTGGTCGTTGTCATCCTCTTGGCCGGTTGTGCTGGGGTGCCTACCACAGACCAACAGGCCCCGACTCCCGAATCGACGGTGGAGAACTTTTCCTATCCACGGGGGTGGTCTCAGGAGGGGATTACTGCCTCAAACGTCTCTACTGCACTGCAAACGCACTCTGCGACAGTGAAGAATACCTCTCGGAAAAGCCGGTTGGTTACTATCAGCGGAGGCACGAACCGCACGATAGTGCGAACGCTCGATGCCGATGCTGGCACCGCCGAAATACGGTTTGTCGATACGAGGTTCGATACGGACTCACACACATATTACAACGCTAATGGTGTGTACAAGTATGATCGGATAACAGGTGAACTGGACCAGCGTCCCGGCGAGGATTGGGAACGAGACCGTGTCGCCTCGCACGAGGGACTTCGACGGCCCTTGCTGAGTCTCGAAGTAAACGCGACAGAGACTGTCAGCGTTGAGGGGACGACAGCTGTCAGGTACACTGTGACTGGTCTCAGAGACCCTGACTCAGTCCCATCCAATACCGCAACCGGGCACATCATCGTTGCCGAGGAAGGATACATCGCAGAATTCAACATCACGAGAGGAAACGATGAGTTCACTCGGCAGACGATATACGACGTTTCTGGGTTCGGAAACACGACGGTAACCCGGCCAGCGTGGATGCCCGAGGAGTAGCTTCAGTGCCACTGTTGAACCTGTTGGTCAGACGCTGTTCTCGGTGAAATAGCCGTTCAGTGAGTCTGCGAACCTACCTTTTCCTGCCTCGGGCGTGGTTCGCTTGTGTCCGGATGCTCACTGTACCACCTGTATTGACTGAGTCTAAGACCTGAGATCGGTCGGGCCTGAGTAGCAGGGCGTGTCTCAGAGATTGTCCAGCGTCATTTGTTTCATTGGGCCGCCAATATCGGTGTGCCCATCATTGAACTGCTCAAGATTGAGCGAGCCGGATCGCAGAGTATTTATTCTCTCTCTGTCATTTGAATCCAACTCAAAGCCGTAGACAGCTTCTTTAAGATAATACCCGAGTGACTCGCTCAAGTATGGGGGAACCGCGTTGCCTATCTGTTGTCGTACAGAGACCAGACCACCGTCGAAGCGGTACCAGTCGGGGAACGTTTGGAGTCGAGCCCCTTCGCGTGGTGTGAGCCCACGATCTTGGAACGGATGGATACAGCGAGCGCTCGAGGGCTTCGACATATTTGAGGTGATGGCAACTGCGGGCTCCCGAGAGTCCAGCCTGGAGTAGGAGTTATGATATCCTGAGGAAGGAGCCAACTCGTCTGGAATCTCACTCCGGTTACCGCCATCGGAGATGTGCGAAATCATCTCAACCATATCATCGGTGTGGTTGGCTGCCTGATGGAGTGTCAACTCTTCATTCCCGTTCCGAAGGTCTTGCTGGAGAACCGTTTCCGGATCTGAATCGTACGCTGTCGCTTCTTTTCCAGCGCCTACGTGCGGAAGATCGCCGATCCCGTCCATCACCCCGGGAGTCTCAACGGGATCAATCTCGAACCCATCGATTGAGTGAGCTGGAGCGCTACCCTTGAATGCGAGTACGATTAGACGTCGGCGGTGCTGCGGGACCCCGAAGTCCGATGCAGTCACGACGTGTGGTGTCACCTCGTAACCGATGTTGTTGAACGATTCCTTAACAGCGTCTAGGAATCGACCGTCGTCGGTGTTCTCCATTCCACGGACGTTCTCGAAAAGCGCTGCCTCGGGTTGAAGTTCGTTTACCCACTGGATGAAATAAGTGAAGAGATGGTTCCGATCATCGGAGCCATCGGGACTAACGACTTCTGAGAATCCCTGGCATGGCGGCCCACCGGCAACCAAGTCAACCGTGTCATGTCCCACGAGGTCTGTAATCTCAGAAGTATCAACATCGCGGATATCCATCGTCATCTCTTCGGCCTTGACTTCGTCGCGGTTGCGTGCGAACGTTGACCGCGCATCGTCGTCGACTTCGACAGCGTGCACGAGGTCGAATCCGGCTTTCTCAAGGCCCAGCGACAGCCCACCAGCACCGGCAAACAAATCGACGTAACTCAGTCCCTGAGAGCTCATCTACTACGGCATTGTGCCAGATTGTATTTAATCGTTCGTAGTCGCCAGATAGATGACTCTGCTATTCGTAGATAGATACCATTTCGTAATCTTAAACCGAATAGTGAGCCTCACCGATACTATCGCTACATGGCCATGACGGACGACAATCACTCGACGACTCTGCTGTCAATATGAACTACGAACGCTCGGACGAGGAGCAGGCGGCAATCGAAGCGTTCCTTTCCGACTACTTCCCGGAGCTGTACGACGACGAGGTCCAGACAACACTGACTGAGAGTGCATCGGAACCAAGGGAGATATCCGATGCCGAAGACGCGGAAATTAGGACCCTCCTCAAATCAGTAGATGAGGAATTCGGCACCTCGAAGGGAACGCTGGGCTTGGCAATCGACTTTCTGATGATTGCCGAGCAGCTCTCACGCGAAGACGACCGGCTGTCTGGGTTCCAACCCGATATTGACCGCGAGACTATCCTAAACTGGTACGAAAACACCGCGAAGACGACACTCACACCGAAGTACGACGGAACTCGCTACGGGATTCGACCAGTTCACAATGACGTAATCGAACTGTTCCGATCGGATTTACTCCGAACGAACTTCCCTAGCTCACCCGGACACCATACCGGCGAGTGGGAGCGGTACGATCACATGCTGGAGTCGAGTTTCCGACTCTCCAGTGAAGGCCGTCACGAGGCTGTCCAGCAAGTCTTCGATCTCGGCCTGGACCGGCTGGCCGCGCGGGACTTCGACAAGCGTGACCCACCCTTCCCGAACCCGTTTGTCGAGGTTTTGAACCACTACCAGCGGTCGCACCCAGACGAAGAGGGAGGACTCACCTACCAAGCGATGGCGTACGGCTACGTCCGTACCAACTGGTCGCACCTCTCGTTCCGGGCCAGCAAGGTCCGAACTGGGTCAGCTCGACAGCACCGTCAAGGCGACATCGACGGCTACTACGGACCCGACCTGATGCTGTCCGTGGAGGTGAAAGACCGCCATATTGACGATTCGACCGTCTACAAGGAGTTCGAGGCGATGATGGATCTCGCGGAACGGACCAACGTCGTAGTTGTTGGCATCTGCACCTCCGTGACTGAGAACGCAGCGGCCACGCTTGAAGAAGCCGGCGTCGAAATCGTCACCGACCAAGACCTCGAGGACGAACTGCAGGTCTGGGACTATCACAAACAGAACCGGGCAATCCAGGGGATGGTCCATTTCCTAAGCAGCATCGAAGAGGATCCTGCAGCTGTACAGCGGCTACTTCGGTTCATCCAGAGTGTTGATCCAGAGAATCCGGCGCTAGCGCATCTTTCGGATTGATTTATACCAAAGGCAGTAAACCTGAGTGAGATTCGAAATTGAATCAGGGACTGATTTAGTAGCCAGTAAATTCAAAAATCAAGCACGGGCTGTTCAACAGTCCATTATTAGGAATTTCCATTTATCTCTTTGGCAAGAAGGGAGACATACGTTTCACCAGCAATGTTAAAATACTGTAACATTGAGAAAGAGATAATGAATATCGCGAATGACGCAGTTGTGGTAATGAACATTTGCTCCGATTGCTCAATGCTGAACTGAATTCCAGATGACAGAATTAGAATTACTATACCAAAATTTGATATTCTTAAGTTTTGCATAAACTCATGAACTGTCTTTTGCCACGCCGTTCTTCGGCTAAGATCTAAGTCCAACAGTATAAGATCATAAAGATGGTCGGCATTGCTCGGCTTTATTTCGATGGGGTAAGACGAGAGTTCCTGTTCAAAGTCAACATTAAGTTCTGATTCTACTCCATTCTCAATTTCCCATTCATGGCCAAGTTTGGATTGAAGTCGCCTGTTCACCTTACTCCAAAGTGGTAAATATGCCTCCTCTCGATAAACGCGATATAATAGTCGATTGAAATCGGCTGGGGTCTTGAAATACGTAGCTCGAATCTGATCAATGAATATTCCGGCAACAAAAAATACCAATATTCCTATTACGATATTGACGTTGTCGGTAGCTGGTGCTATATTTGCACCCAGATACAAGGAGAGAATTATGGGGCTCAGAAGGAATCCGCCAGGGATTGCATATACAAGGATTTGGCCAATATCGAACCCGAATGGACTACTTTCACTCATTTTTGACCTAGTTAGTATGTTTCTCACTATCCAAGACGAGATTTATAGTAGGCTGTGGTAAGTGTCTCACGTTCAACTGTTCACTCGGCTCTCGCTGGTTTCGGTCTGCGGTTTCGTGTACGGCCCCGTGGATTTTAGTGACGAGTCTGCCGTGACGAGATATCAACAGACCTCTTGACGTAATCAACGACTTCTTGTACGCTTTCGATATTCAAAGACGGCGATGAAAAGTTTCTCTGGGTAGGTCTTTAGGTATCTGTCCACTTTCTCTATTTGACGTTATATTTGGTAGAGAATTACCCCTCCTTACTGGGTTCTTGCCCTTTAGGAAGTTATTGAAAACATCCGTTTTGGAAATCGCGTCAAGCTAATCGTCATATGTATTTATTTCGCCATTCAAATACTTTTCTCCACGTTCTGTAATATCGTAGACCCCATTTCCAATCGGTCGCAATAGAGCGTAGTCAGCCAATTTTCGACATCGACGCGAGACCGTTGCATTCGAAACCTTAACTGATTCAGTGATGTCTCCGACAGAGGCTGCACCATTCTCGCTCAAGAATTCCATAATGCGGTCGTCCCAGATTGTCATCCACGCCCCAGATTTTCGCATTGATTTCTACTCTGACGCCATCTTTCGTATTTGTCTTGCTATTTACTCTGAAGCAATACTATTCCAGATATGGCTAAGCGTTACATTCTTGTAATTCTGACTTGGATATGTTATTGGGAGCCACTTGCTGTTCACGAGCTAGATGCTCTACACCATAGAAAACGAGCCTGTGCTGGAACAAAGACCCTGACAACGTGGTTCCTGAGGACCCGAATGACAGAAACCACTCACGCGGGCCGTTTGGCCCGTACTGGCGAATTCGCATGGTACAGTGTAAAAAACATGATTTCATGTCATAAGACGGGGGTCAGGCCATGAACGGCCTCAGCGACGAGGCGCGAGCGTTTGCAGCCGATTTGCTACCGCTGCTCAGCCGGGCTGACGCGCCGTTACCGGAGTTATTCCATGCAGT
This genomic interval carries:
- a CDS encoding DNA cytosine methyltransferase — encoded protein: MSSQGLSYVDLFAGAGGLSLGLEKAGFDLVHAVEVDDDARSTFARNRDEVKAEEMTMDIRDVDTSEITDLVGHDTVDLVAGGPPCQGFSEVVSPDGSDDRNHLFTYFIQWVNELQPEAALFENVRGMENTDDGRFLDAVKESFNNIGYEVTPHVVTASDFGVPQHRRRLIVLAFKGSAPAHSIDGFEIDPVETPGVMDGIGDLPHVGAGKEATAYDSDPETVLQQDLRNGNEELTLHQAANHTDDMVEMISHISDGGNRSEIPDELAPSSGYHNSYSRLDSREPAVAITSNMSKPSSARCIHPFQDRGLTPREGARLQTFPDWYRFDGGLVSVRQQIGNAVPPYLSESLGYYLKEAVYGFELDSNDRERINTLRSGSLNLEQFNDGHTDIGGPMKQMTLDNL
- a CDS encoding winged helix-turn-helix domain-containing protein; this translates as MRKSGAWMTIWDDRIMEFLSENGAASVGDITESVKVSNATVSRRCRKLADYALLRPIGNGVYDITERGEKYLNGEINTYDD